From a region of the Sander lucioperca isolate FBNREF2018 chromosome 8, SLUC_FBN_1.2, whole genome shotgun sequence genome:
- the LOC116043844 gene encoding vomeronasal type-2 receptor 1 produces the protein MEISRFLLGLCAFIHFYRSVSAESTCKLKAKFNLNGYKNVEKKTVVIGGMFPVHKRIASSDGNTSRVPVSSGCEGFNFRTFRWTQTMLFAINEINENNNLLPDTDLGYVIYDSCFTISKAVEGTLTYLTGQDEAVPNYRCGTGAPLAALVGAGGSDLSIATARILGLYHFPQVSYCSTCSALESKFQFPTFLRTIPNDKHQSTAIAQLVLHFGWTWVGTIAADDDYGKYGIKAFKEQVEEAGVCISFSETLPKVSSPGVIQRIVKTVVEATAKIIVVFSSDVDLSPLILELLQHNVTNRTWIASEAWVTSALINQPGVSSLLGGTLGFGVKRADIPGLQHHLLKIDPYVDPLTEEFWETLFNCTLNYSKAVRGVPDGLCTGTEPLAQLNNTYSDVSQLRITYSVYKAVYAVAHALHNLEHCEKGQGPFNGNDCANITNFEPWQLMYYLKNVRFKVPHTGEEIYFDEGDVEGVYDIINWQFNSNGEISYVTVGRYNGSAAPEDRMTIMNDSILWNNEVKEPPRSVCSENCQPGTRKGIRQGEPVCCFDCIPCADGEISNSTNARACILCSYQDWSNDAHDTCVPKIIEFLAFGEPLGITLIIISAFGALVTIAVGVVFVAHIGTPLVKANDPLLSFSLLFSLVVTFLCSIVFLGEPQHWSCMTSQVALALGFALCLSSIMGKAAVLMMRARALKKARATAKAAAKAAKAAAEAAANSGSPDVLVTNTLNNNNANTSANPEVDSLTCAHQRAIAAVATIIQAVACTVWLVILPPFPVQNTSAQNIKIILECDEGSVVFICCIFAYDILLALLAFIFAFIARKLEDHFSEAKSVTFGMLVFFIVWISFVPAYLSTRGKFMVAVQIFAILASSFGLLTCIFLPKCYILLVKPERNTEEMMRPRAKPRDGTSTGTSASFATAATEVNATIASTAIDD, from the exons ATGGAAATCTCTCGCTTTTTGCTTGGATTATGCGCCTTCATCCACTTTTACAGATCTGTTTCAGCAGAGTCCACATGCAAACTGAAGGCCAAGTTCAACCTGAACGGCTACAAGAATGTAGAGAAGAAGACGGTTGTTATTGGGGGGATGTTTCCTGTTCACAAGCGTATTGCTTCCAGTGATGGCAACACTTCAAGGGTGCCTGTGTCCTCGGGGTGTGAGGG gttTAACTTCCGTACCTTCCGCTGGACCCAGACCATGCTGTTTGCCATAAACGAAATTAACGAGAATAACAACCTGCTGCCTGACACCGACCTGGGCTACGTCATCTATGACTCCTGCTTCACCATCTCCAAGGCCGTGGAGGGCACTCTCACCTATCTGACGGGCCAAGATGAGGCTGTACCCAACTACCGTTGCGGGACTGGGGCCCCTCTGGCTGCTCTGGTGGGTGCTGGGGGCTCCGACCTGTCCATTGCCACGGCTAGGATACTTGGACTTTATCACTTCCCACAG GTCAGCTATTGTTCCACTTGCTCCGCCCTGGAAAGTAAGTTCCAGTTCCCCACCTTCCTCAGGACCATTCCCAATGACAAGCACCAGTCTACAGCTATTGCCCAGCTGGTGCTACACTTCGGCTGGACTTGGGTGGGCACCATAGCGGCCGATGATGATTACGGCAAGTATGGCATCAAAGCCTTTAAGGAGCAGGTGGAGGAAGCTGGTGTTTGCATCTCCTTCTCTGAGACCCTGCCCAAG GTCAGTTCCCCAGGGGTCATCCAGCGTATTGTTAAAACAGTAGTTGAGGCCACAGCCAAGATCATCGTGGTCTTCTCATCAGACGTGGACCTCAGTCCTCTTATCCTCGAGCTGCTCCAGCACAATGTGACCAACCGCACCTGGATCGCCAGCGAGGCCTGGGTCACCTCTGCTCTCATCAACCAGCCTGGG GTGAGCTCCTTGCTGGGTGGTACCCTGGGCTTTGGGGTAAAAAGGGCTGACATCCCGGGTCTTCAGCATCATCTACTGAAAATAGACCCCTATGTTGACCCGCTCACGGAGGAATTCTGGGAGACG TTGTTTAACTGCACATTGAACTATAGCAAAGCAGTGAG GGGGGTCCCTGATGGGCTGTGTACAGGCACTGAGCCTCTGGCACAGCTCAATAACACCTACTCTGATGTTTCCCAGTTACGAATCACCTACAG TGTGTACAAAGCTGTGTACGCTGTGGCCCATGCCTTGCACAACCTGGAGCACTGTGAAAAGGGACAGGGGCCATTCAACGGGAACGACTGTGCTAACATCACCAACTTTGAGCCATGGCAG CTGATGTACTACCTGAAGAATGTGCGCTTCAAAGTACCGCACACAGGCGAAGAGATCTACTTTGATGAGGGGGATGTAGAAGGCGTTTATGACATCATCAACTGGCAGTTCAATAGTAACGGGGAGATATCCTACGTTACTGTGGGACGCTACAATGGCTCAGCAGCCCCAGAGGACAGGATGACCATAATGAATGACTCCATTCTATGGAACAATGAAGTGAAGGAG cccCCTCGGTCAGTGTGCAGTGAGAACTGCCAGCCAGGCACCAGGAAGGGAATCCGGCAGGGAGAGCCAGTCTGTTGCTTTGACTGTATCCCATGTGCTGATGGAGAGATCAGCAACTCAACTA ATGCTCGTGCGTGTATCCTGTGCAGTTACCAAGACTGGTCCAATGATGCTCATGATACCTGTGTACCAAAAATCATTGAGTTCCTGGCCTTTGGAGAGCCTCTGGGGATCACTCTCATCATCATCTCAGCCTTCGGAGCACTAGTGACCATCGCTGTCGGG gTGGTGTTTGTTGCACACATTGGCACCCCTTTGGTGAAAGCCAATGATCCTCTGTTGAGTTTCTCGCTGCTCTTCTCGCTGGTGGTGACCTTCCTCTGCTCCATCGTCTTCCTCGGAGAGCCTCAGCACTGGAGCTGCATGACCAGCCAAGTGGCCCTGGCTCTGGGCTTTGCTCTCTGCCTTTCCTCTATAATGG GTAAGGCAGCAGTGTTGATGATGAGAGCTCGGGCTCTGAAGAAAGCCCGTGCCACCGCCAAAGCAGCAGCCAAAGCTGCAAAGGCTGCAGCTGAAGCAGCAGCCAACAGCGGCAGTCCTGATGTCCTTGTAACCAACACACTAAACAACAATAATGCCAATACCTCTGCTAACCCTGAAGTTGACAGTCTCACCTGTGCCCACCAGAGGGCGATAGCTGCTGTGGCTACAATAATACAA GCTGTAGCATGTACAGTGTGGCTCGTCATCCTCCCTCCATTCCCCGTCCAGAACACCTCTGCCCAGAATATAAAGATCATTCTCGAGTGTGATGAAGGCTCTGTGGTCTTCATTTGTTGCATCTTCGCCTATGATATCCTGCTGGCTCTGCTGGCCTTCATCTTTGCCTTCATAGCCCGCAAACTGGAGGACCACTTCAG TGAAGCAAAGAGTGTCACCTTCGGCATGCTCGTCTTCTTCATCGTGTGGATCTCCTTTGTCCCGGCGTACCTAAGCACACGTGGCAAGTTCATGGTTGCTGTCCAGATCTTTGCTATCCTGGCTTCCAGCTTTGGCCTGCTGACCTGCATCTTCCTACCCAAGTGTTACATTCTTTTGGTCAAACCTGAACGCAACACAGAGGAGATGATGAGGCCCCGCGCTAAACCACGTGATGGGACCTCAACTGGGACCTCGGCCTCATTTGCTACAGCTGCTACTGAGGTCAATGCTACGATAGCATCCACTGCTATTGATGATTAG